AGCCTCTTGTAAGATGCACAGACGGATTCCCGGTTACTTCTTTAACATTACTTCGGTCTTACAACAGCAGAATGGGAGAGGAAGGTGGAAACGCCTGCCATCAAGAGGCAAAGAGAAATCTGCCTCCTCCAGTATACGTGAATGGGACCACTTAGCGACTCTGAGGAGCTGGCACTTCGGGTGGCCCAGCAAAAGGCTGCAGATCCTCATCCCCCCCCACTTTCCCGAACCCCAGAGGGTCCGGCTCCACATCTGTCCTCCCCAGTCACCCTTGGTGAAAGCTGGACGTGCTCTGTTTCGTCTGGATTGAACAGCTGTCTACACATTGAAATGAATTATGtaggaattttctttcttgagcgTTTTCTTCCTCGAGcgaaggaagcagaagaaagaattaaaacactCAAAGGGTTTTTAATACCTATTAAGCAGTATGAGATTTACTGGGTAATTTAAACCCACGCGTTTAATTCGGTGATGTTAACGGAAGGAAAACTCAGGCTGTAAGACGAAATATCTCCTTGCTGTGTCAATGCAGCGGGTGGTGGATAACGAAGCGGAAGGTCCCCACCAGGACCCCTCGTTTCTTCAGAGATGGCGAAACCCTTAGGGTTTATCGGTCCAGCTGTGGCAAGCCGAGACTTTCCTGCGCCCCGCGCCGGTGCCGGAGACGTGGATTTAAGGACCGGTCTGCCTCGAAAGACTATGCTGCTCTGAGGCATCCTCCCACCCTCCTTCACTACCGGAGGCACATGAGAACAGCGGGGAGAGGCAAAAAAAAGGGTCGGATACGTTCGAGAAGTGCAGAGCAGGGTCCAGCttttttctggatttaaaaatcCTTTCGATTTTTCCATAGATTAAGGTGGTTTTAACTCTTCGTTGTCAAGAAATAAACATGTAGGATAAGCGTAATCCATATTATTCAATTCAGAGAAATACCGTAATTCAATCCCAGACCTTCCAAAGCATCCCGATGTCCCCTTTTATGTCGTTTTACACCCTGCGCTATTTCCTACGTTCTCTCATGCAAATGTTATCAGCTGGGAAatactgaagggaaaaaaaaaaaaaaggcgtaAAAGACTTCTCTGCCCTCATGGTGCTATGAAAAGTCTTAATCGCTCTGATCGACTTTATCAGCATTTTAGAAAAGCGCATAGTTGGATTTTTGTCCCATCGATAAATGCACAATTAGAAGCTGCTATTTTACATTTGAAGCACAACACATACACATCGCAGGGGAGGGGTTGCATGACATTTATGTATCGGTCAAGACTAAAACTCCAGGGGCTAAATATGTCTCACACCCAGGTAACCGTTTCAATTCTTTCAAGGGATCTATAACAGCAATTTCTAAAGGCAGAGTTTAAAAGCCTCTGTATGTAGGGAGCAGAACCAATTCATGTAAATTGTTTGGGTTTCCTAAGCCAGCTTAGCTGAGCCCAGGCACCCGGGGCTGCCTGCGATGCTGTCGGTCCTGTCTTGCTGGTGCTTGGAGCGCAGGAGGAGGCATCCCTTTTTAAAGCCGTATTTAGATGGGTAGAAACATTGGGGCTATGTCATTCCTATGGTaattctttccctcttttctgaGCGTGATTATTAAAGACGCTAACCTTGCTGGGGCCCGAGTGTACAGGGCAAAATACCCCAAACCCTACCATGTGGAGTGTTCAGACTGTTTCATGTTTCAGTGGCTGCTACTTgctacaaaaggaaaatggtaCATACAAGAGGCACATATGTCTCTTCATTGCTGTGATGCTGCACAAAGGTAGTGCAAAATTCTCCACTCTGAAGTCCAAATTTCAGCTGTAACTCTCCCTGTGTGCCCTCTTCTTAGTTTTTTTTGAAGtctctcttccattttcctATGACCTTTTCAAGCACAAAATCTACCTGCAATGCAAGTAGGACTACAGGTACAAAAAAAATGTCGATTTTACTGGTGATTAAAATACCATGGTGTCCTGATACTCCTTTCACACACAAACAgcttattttccagttttaaaaagcaagtatGTTCAGAATTGCTTCCTGagcatttctgtgttaaaaaattaattgaagGACCTTTGTGATTAATACTTAGtatctggtttgttttttttttttaataaggaatatttttggAACAACCTCTCCATCTGGACAGGCTGCCAAATCGTTTAATTCTTTGCAGCCAtcaaagaaacccaaaccaaaccctaaaaaaaccttttctgccTACATAGGCCTCTGATTCTGTGACCCCTGTCCTGGAGAAAAAAGCCAaccctgctcattgcagtgCTTATTCCTTGTAGATGTGTGAgttgggaagggagaagggttATTCCCAGCTTCACTCCCCTCCACTTACAGCTGTTTTCTCCAGTGAGATTTGAGTCACGTCTTGATCTGCACTATGCTCTGATACAGCGCAATCCTGAGGCCAGGTTTTCGGAGCGCAGGgactcatttttttcctttaaaatatgaacAGGGCACATTTTCATTCCTGGCCCAAAGCATTGCATCCAGGTGTATGCAAGACTAAAtctttttcccttgctgcagATAATACCTTCTCCCTCAAtgctaataattttttaaatatataattttatattaaaactgaaaaagtcTCTGTGAAACTAACATAGCAATCATTTGCCCTGTGTTCTGAGTAATTATAATCTACGCAcattagaaaaaacaatttGGTTTCATAAGTAGGTGAGAAGATACTGatttacttcatttaaaaaaaaaaaaaaaaaagaaaaaagaataaaagcaggaagaagcaTAAAATTGCTATATCCAGTCTGTCATTTGTTCAGGTTGTGGATAAGGTACATCTTATCCACAATAGATAAGCATCTATTTCACATTTCCGATTCTCTGTTCAGTCAGTTATTTGTTTACCCAGCTGATATATTTCACTTTTGCAGAAATAAACTCACATCTTTAATGATTAAAATGATGATTAAGTAATATAAATTTTCCTGTAGGTATGCCGACCTAAAGGAAATATAAATCTTTTAAAGAATGCTACTAACTTTATCATTCTATTACAAATAAGATGAGGGAACTTTTATAGCTGTTTCGATTGGTTTTCAGTATTCTTTATGGCTGGTTATTCACTACAGGATTAAACTGTAATGTAACTCTGATAATTTGATATACAAAAAAGTTGCTGATATAAAACCAAGTATTTTGACAAACatattttgacaaaaataaatatatcctgtatttcagttgcTGTGAatgaagaagtattttaaagatagACATGGAGGGCAGGTAAAAACACAGTACAAAGGACTTGTTTATAGATTATGTATTTTAGCACTTTCCAGTGCTGAGGATTGTTAAGATTAATAGCCTTGATTAACACTGGTAGCTAAAGTAATTGAAGTCTTAGGTCACGGGAGCTGACTGAGAGTAAACTTTTTGATAAAACTAACGCTGCTAACACAGAACTAGATGAATCTCTCAGGTATGAGGGGAATAAAGAAGATAAGGACCAAGGAAACAAATCCAAGAGAATGAGGTATCTTCAGAAGAAGCAGAGCCCAGCAACAAAGGAAACCAAGAAGAAATCAAGAGATCACTGACCAGAATTAAGTGCTTGGAGTTGGGGATTGAGCGCTGGGTGACACAGGTATAATTGGGGGGTGCAATCTGCAGTAGGGGTCCCACTTTGGAGCACCTagcttcagctgctctgcatgTTGGATAAATAAACCACTTATTTACTCAGTGGATTGGAGGCTCATGTTCGTCGAGAAGGAACCTGGGGATAAGCCCTCTTGAGGCGGCATCTGCATAATTCCTACCATGGTCTAGGTGGCGGTGGCATAACTCCTGCTACACCGAGATGATGTATTTGAACACTGCCATCTTACTGTTGCTGGGTGATGTTATTTGGGCAGAGTGGATTTcagaatacaaagaaaactgctttgaaCTGAGTAGGAAAGAACAGTAAAGAACATGAATGGTGGAAGAATATGCAGTCATATAACTTTACATTCACACTATttgatttattaattttgaaCACTCATCCTCCTGTGTGATGAAACAGTCATGTTTGCTATTCTTGGTGAGACTAAATCCTACTACTTTTTCCTCTGGTGAAAAGAACAAGTACACCAAATTTTCCACAgtagttgatttttttttttttttttttttttttggtcatttcaGAGACTTTGGTCTCAGCATGGATAGAAAAATAATGGAGGTGTTAGAATAAGATCTGATGATGTGTGTGCAGGTTGAAATGCTATGCCCACATTACAGACCCCTAATATTTTCTTATCATTCATACTGACATTGAAGaagtaacattttattttctgtgaagagTTTCATAAACCTAGAAACAATCTCATATAccaaaacagcctttttttaaaaagtaaggaTACTTTGAAATTACTGTGTGTCGTAgcttaagcccagccagtaactcagcattacgcagccacttgctcactctcctcctccttccccccctgctctcagtgggatggggaggaaaacagaaggaatgtAAACctcacaggttgagataagaacagtccagtaactaaagtataatacaaaactactactgctaccaccaataatgataatggtaagggaaataacaagaggagagaatataaaactaaaaaaggaaaacactaaacacaagtgatgcacagtacaattgctcaccagtCACTGACCAATACCGAGCCCagcctgagcagtgatctgggccttccaggtaattgcccccagtttatatactgggcatgacgtgctgtggtatggaatacccctttggctacttttggtcaggtgtcctgtctctgcttcttgtgtccctccttattggcagagcatgagagactaaaatgtccttgatcagagtaagcattacctagcaacaactaaacaTTGgcatgttatcagcattgttctcagactaaagctgaaaacacagaactgcaccAGGTActaagatggagaaaaataactgttacagctgaacccaggacactgtgaAAGCTGTGTTAATGAAttgtgcagcacagagcatacaaaaacaggaaagacaaaaggaatGCTAATAGATTCCTGAGTTGGGAGGCCAAAAGGCACCACTGAGATCCTACTTTAATTCAGGTAACAATAATGCCCTCTGATAGCTGTAGTTAAAACtaccttctttttttatatacatatttttttaggACAACATAACTGAATTTCACTTTTACATGACTACAGAGAATAAAAGCCACTGACATATTCTTCTGATGATCATTATCCCTATCAGAAGATGAGCACTTTCGGTATATATTTTCTAGAGTTCCTTTCTAGTGACCCATGCATTCCCTTGCATAACCCCCCCTAGAGACTGGAATAGACCATGGTTTATTCATCTCTGTAAGTACTGGAGGTATACAGAGGCCTGGAATGTACAAGCTCCAATTCTGAGTTTGCATTAAGTCACTTGGAGAACAGATCTCTCAACTCCATTTGAAGCTGCTGAAGAATGGAGTGTGGAGGATACCTCTTCCCACTACACACCAAAACCTGATCTGAGAGGTCCCCATCAGCCTTCAAACTGAAATTAACTTTGATAACCTGGTGGCAATTTTAAGAGAGATCTGGTGCTTGTCTCTGTACCTGTACTAAGAAACAACATGTAGTCAGTACTAGAAAGATCTACTTTTGTGATCCTATGGTCCTTGTATGAACAGAGAGTATGCTTGAATTTCAGGATTATTTAATCCAGTTTGAAGGAAGGTGACAATGGCTTTGATCTGTATCTACAGCAGCATTTAATTACCCAAAAATGTCAGGGAGTGTTTCAGAAAGCCTGCAGTTTGAGTCTGCAAGACTTTAGGGCTGATTAATATCTATATGATAAACTCTCATACTTTACAAAATTAGCCCACAGTAGCTAGTTTCTTAGTTTTTAATGATATTAATGACCTATAAATACAGGAAAGGTCAAAAAGGTGAgatattttcttcactttgttttttttttttagttacaaGAGGAATATTCTCTACCTAAAGCCATCACAGGGAGAAGTTAtgcaaaaaatgtaaaaatgttttcaaaaatcaCGTGCACAGTAGACTTATTAGAAAACTGCtgaagataaataatttttaaaaaggacttGTGTTGTATTAATCGCTGGGCTACTGGTAACCACTTATTAAGATAAATGACACTTGTTACTATATAAATTCTTTTACAGTAGAGACACCTCTCGTTCtggtacaaaaataaaaagactgagCACCATCAAGTGACAAATGTTATTATAGCAGCTACAACGCTGTACCTGGATAAGTTCCCAATAGTAACaatcttccttcctgccttttaACGTTCAATTCACAATGCATACAGCATGAACATACTTAAAATTAATAGTAATGTATTGCACAAGGAATACAACAATCGGTAAACTGTAATAACTTCATAAGGAAACTACTGCCtagaaatgcaattaaaaggaaaaacccaaaactttagTTATAGCAAGTAATTTGTTGCCCAGATAAAGTATGTTCCCCGACACAGAAAATTGGAGAACAATATTTTGTCACAGTTAATCTGAAGTGGCACTTGAAAAATTACTGTTCACTAAGAATCTACGAAAAAGAGTTAAAGGGTAACTTGACTGAACAGCCCTTTTATTGAAAACATGGGTGGCTCTTAAAAGAGCCTTTGGGTTAAAACTGTCGCTCTGAGGCGCTCTACTTGGAGCTGGTGTACTTGGTGACAGCCTTGGTGCCCTCGGAGACCGCGTGCTTGGCCAGCTCACCCGGCAGCAGGAGCCGCACAGCCGTCTGGATCTCCCGAGACGTGATGGTGGAACACTTGTTGTAGTGCGCCAGGCGCGAGGCTTCGCCGGCAATGCGCTCGAAGATGTCGTTAACGAAAGAGTTCATGATGCCCATGGCCTTGGACGAGATGCCCGTGTCGGGGTGCACCTGCTTCAGCACCTTGTAGACGTAGATGGAATAGCTCTCTTTACGGCTCTTCTTGCGCTTCTTGTCCCCCTTCTTCTGCGTCTTGGTCACCGCCTTCTTGGAACCCTTCTTGGGCGCAGGAGCGGACTTGGCTGGCTCAGGCATCGCAGTGAGCGCCTGTCTCACAGATCCCAAGAACAACAGAGGAAAGAGTGGAGAAAGAATCAGAGTGTACTGATTCGGGGGCCACATCTTTATAGCTGCCTCTTGCAAATGAGCAGCATTCCCGTTGCCTACTTTCATTGGTCAGAACCCAACAAGACGTCATAATGCGCCTATGCCCGACTTTTATTGGTTAGAATTCGATTCAGTTTCTGATTGGCTGCGCAGAGAAGACCTACTTCTCAGCCTATCAGTGAAGGGGCGAGGTGGGAGAGCGAGACTATAGCTGTGGAGCACTGgtaattttctgtgttgtgctgctggtggctctTGGCACCCACCGACCTAGCAAGCGAAGATGTCCGGGCGCGGGAAGCAGGGCGGGAAGGCGCGCGCCAAGGCCAAGTCGCGCTCGTCGCGGGCCGGGCTGCAGTTCCCCGTGGGCCGCGTCCACCGACTGCTGCGCAAGGGCAACTACGCGGAGCGGGTGGGCGCCGGCGCGCCGGTGTACTTGGCGGCCGTGCTGGAGTACCTGACGGCCGAGATCCTGGAGCTGGCGGGCAACGCGGCTCGCGACAACAAGAAGACGCGCATCATCCCGCGGCACCTGCAGCTCGCCATCCGCAACGACGAGGAGCTCAACAAGCTGCTGGGCAAGGTGACGATCGCGCAGGGCGGTGTGCTGCCCAACATCCAGGCCGTGCTGCTGCCCAAGAAGACCGACAGCCACAAAGCCAAAGCCAAGTAAACATAAGGCTTTCGCTTGTGCGGCAGGTTGCCTCTTCcagagaaaataatccaaagGCTCTTTTAAGAGCCACCCATGAAATCATAAGGGAGCTCAATTATCTGTAATATACTTAAGCCATTTTATATGAACTACTCAACCCATGTTTTGTCTCATATTCTCCATGTTTATTAACAGTATTTTTGGCTTGGTGGTAGAAGCAACAATTTCCACGTTTTCATTAACACAAAGTCGCGCCAAAACGTCCTCCCAAAGCAAGTTCTTTCTGGTGTGGGATATTTCTTGTGTAGTTAGTTCTTATCCTAGAGAACATGGGAACACCATTTCGGCGAAAGCTCCCgtctcttcccctctcttccgcgtttttcttctctgagagGGGCTGGAACAGCACCAGAGATACCAGGCATAATCGTCTTcggggaagggaggggggaagggtGGGGGAAGGGTGGGGGAAGGGGCAGCGGGCCGGGCTCTCCGCTGGCCAATCCTTGGTCTGGGCGGGCTTTTTCAATACTTAAAGCTCTTTCTCATCGGGAACAAAAGGAACGGGAGAGCTCAGGGCTATTTTCGGGTCAGTAAGAaactcctcccctcctcccccagacAAAAccatttaacagaaataaaagattagACATGGCTCAGTAGTAGTTTGCCTGGCATTCCTATTACTTTTGTTACAAAAtataaccttaaaaaaaacccaaatcccaTACATCAGATTTTTATCAAATTATTGTAAAACATTGCTTCCTGGGAGTCTAACCAATTACTTgacaaaaaaagatgtaaaactCTACACTTCCCTAAAGCTCCGCGTCATACCGTGCTCGTTACCATTTCTTTCGGTAATTTTAacgtggggggggggggataagACAGAATTGACCTCTGACAACTTACGAATTACTGGATCCTTGTTGCAAGTTACAGACGGCCTCGGTGCCTCAGCTCCTTTAGGGAAAGTGTGGGTGGCTCTTAAAAGAGCCGTTGGATAGCAAAATATGTAGACCAGAACTCTTCCGgtataatttactttttcttggGCGCCGCCTTCTTCGCCTTGGCTGCTTTTGGCTTGGCTGCCTTGGGCTTAGCTGCTTTGGGCTTCACCGCTTTAGCCTTGGCAGGGCTCTTTGCTGCCTTCTTGGGGCGACCTGCCTTGGCTGCTTTCTTGGGGCTCTTGGCCGCCTTCTTGGCTGCACCGGCCGCCGGCTTCTTAGCTTTTTTAGGGCTTTTCTTCCCCGCCGCAGCTTTCTTGGGCTTCTTGGCGGCGCTGGCGGGCTTCTTGGCCGCTGGCTTCCTAGGTTTGGCTGCGGTCGCCCGCTTCTTGGgggctttttctttcacctctccCGGCTTCTTATTTAAGCGGAAAGAACCAGAGGCACCCGTGCCCTTGGTCTGCACCAGGGTGCCTTTGCTGACAAGACTCTTGAGCCCCAACTTAATGCGGCTGTTGTTCTTCTCCACATCGTAGCCACCGGCGGCCAGCGCCTTCTTGAGCGCGGCAAGAGAGAGCCCCTTACGCTCCTTGGAGGCGGACACGGCCTTGGTGATCAGCTCGGTGACGCTGGGGCCCGCGGGCTTCCGGGCTTTGGAGCCGCCTGCCG
The window above is part of the Strigops habroptila isolate Jane chromosome 3, bStrHab1.2.pri, whole genome shotgun sequence genome. Proteins encoded here:
- the LOC115605884 gene encoding histone H1.01, which encodes MSETAPAAAPDAPAPGAKAAKKPKKAAGGSKARKPAGPSVTELITKAVSASKERKGLSLAALKKALAAGGYDVEKNNSRIKLGLKSLVSKGTLVQTKGTGASGSFRLNKKPGEVKEKAPKKRATAAKPRKPAAKKPASAAKKPKKAAAGKKSPKKAKKPAAGAAKKAAKSPKKAAKAGRPKKAAKSPAKAKAVKPKAAKPKAAKPKAAKAKKAAPKKK
- the LOC115605900 gene encoding histone H2B 1/2/3/4/6-like — its product is MKVGNGNAAHLQEAAIKMWPPNQYTLILSPLFPLLFLGSVRQALTAMPEPAKSAPAPKKGSKKAVTKTQKKGDKKRKKSRKESYSIYVYKVLKQVHPDTGISSKAMGIMNSFVNDIFERIAGEASRLAHYNKCSTITSREIQTAVRLLLPGELAKHAVSEGTKAVTKYTSSK
- the LOC115605892 gene encoding histone H2A-IV; amino-acid sequence: MSGRGKQGGKARAKAKSRSSRAGLQFPVGRVHRLLRKGNYAERVGAGAPVYLAAVLEYLTAEILELAGNAARDNKKTRIIPRHLQLAIRNDEELNKLLGKVTIAQGGVLPNIQAVLLPKKTDSHKAKAK